From Tiliqua scincoides isolate rTilSci1 chromosome 2, rTilSci1.hap2, whole genome shotgun sequence, the proteins below share one genomic window:
- the PTGER1 gene encoding prostaglandin E2 receptor EP1 subtype, whose amino-acid sequence MFAIHPLNTSQTPPATTAVNSSSHPELVKTPASAPSPAAPIFSMTLGAISNVVALVILVQSYTRFRRRSKATFLLFASSLVITDLAGHVIPGSFVLRLYATRKGWAAMDPSGAFCQFFGASMVFFGLCPLFLGCIMAVERCVGITRPLLHAALVTPGRTKLSLLGLWATALAIALMPLCYFGKYAIQAQGTWCFINVREAETWPEVTFALLFSLLGLASLLIALLCNTFSGLILVRARLRGQRKCGYRRAKAHDIEMVVQLVGIMVVSCICWSPLLVFVILSVSNSHRTLDYKHLLFLGVRLASWNQILDPWVYILLRRAVLRKLLALFLRRPDLKGMHFDRWEASSFQSSERSVAAGRL is encoded by the exons ATGTTTGCTATCCACCCTCTCAATACCTCCCAGACACCTCCTGCCACCACTGCAGTGAACTCCTCCAGTCATCCTGAGCTGGTGAAGACTCCAGCAAGTGCTCCTTCTCCTGCCGCTCCCATTTTCTCTATGACCTTGGGTGCCATCTCCAATGTTGTGGCACTGGTTATCCTGGTACAGTCCTACACCCGCTTCCGGCGCCGCTCCAAGGCCACATTCCTGCTTTTTGCCAGCAGTTTGGTGATCACTGATCTGGCCGGCCATGTCATTCCAGGCTCCTTTGTGTTGCGTCTCTATGCCACACGGAAGGGCTGGGCAGCCATGGACCCCTCTGGGGCCTTCTGCCAATTCTTTGGCGCCTCTATGGTATTTTTTGGATTGTGTCCACTCTTTCTGGGCTGCATAATGGCAGTGGAGCGCTGTGTGGGTATCACTCGTCCTTTGTTGCATGCTGCCCTGGTAACACCAGGTCGAACAAAGCTCTCCTTGCTCGGACTGTGGGCAACTGCCCTGGCCATTGCCTTGATGCCTCTCTGCTACTTTGGGAAGTACGCAATCCAGGCCCAAGGCACCTGGTGTTTCATCAATGTACGAGAGGCAGAAACCTGGCCTGAGGTGACTTTTGCCCTGCTCTTCTCCTTGCTGGGCTTAGCCTCGCTGCTGATCGCTCTCCTCTGTAACACATTCAGCGGACTCATCCTGGTACGGGCCAGGCTCCGTGGCCAGCGCAAATGTGGCTACCGGCGGGCCAAAGCCCATGACATCGAGATGGTGGTGCAGCTGGTGGGAATCATGGTGGTTTCCTGCATCTGCTGGAGTCCCTTGCTG GTCTTTGTCATCTTGTCAGTGAGCAACTCTCACAGGACTCTTGACTATAAGCACCTGCTATTCCTTGGTGTGCGCTTGGCCTCCTGGAACCAGATCCTGGACCCCTGGGTGTACATCCTGCTACGACGTGCAGTGTTGCGCAAGCTCCTTGCTCTATTCTTACGGCGTCCTGATCTAAAAGGAATGCATTTTGACCGCTGGGAGGCCAGTTCCTTCCAAAGCTCTGAGCGCAGTGTTGCAGCTGGCCGCCTCTAG